The sequence below is a genomic window from Colletotrichum destructivum chromosome 4, complete sequence.
AGTCTGATCAGGAGACAATTTTTCTGACTGTAAGGGTCGTCCCTGCAGACAAATCCTTCCTAACCCGAGAGGATGCGCAGGCGTTTGTGGAGGGCAAGAAGATACCGagcgaggaaggcgaagagaAGCCGCTGCGCTTCTATGCCGTCGCGCGCGGCATCTTTACGGGCATCTTCATGGACTGGGGAACAGCGTCACTGGCGATCGCGGGGACCAAGGGGCCTAAGTACAAAAAGTTTGACACGTACGAGGACGCGCTGGATTTCATCCGAGAATGGGGCGATGAGCAGACAATTGCCATCGCGGAGAAGGAGGCTCGGCGCAACGggatgacggtgccgtcgtcgaatAAGACcttcgtcaaggccgagaagtcAGAGGATACCTCCGATTCGGATGATGACTCGGAACAGTCGGACGATATTCTCTCTGTGGAGCCGGAAACAAAGATCTACACGCAAGTTTACACTGATGGAAGCAGTCTGGGCAATGGCACTGCAGGATCCGTGGCAGGCGTGGGCGTCTATTTCGGACCCAATGACCCCCGGTAGGTTCTTCTATCTAGTCCTTCAAACAATGGATCCCGCATGCCTCTGTACCCTGCGTTCTGCCGCCCCTATGAAAGCAAGACACGAAAGAAGCTAACGCAGCCGGTCTAGAAACGTCTCTGAGCGCCTCGAAGGCGAACTCCAAACGAACCAGCGCGCGGAGCTCACCGCCATTCTGCGGGCATTTCAGTTGAGCCCGTTGACGCAACCGATAGAGATCGTGACGGACAGCAAATACTCAATCAAGTGCGTGACAGAGTGGTACGAGAACTGGGAGAAGAACAAATGGCGAACCTCGACGAACAACGAGGTCAAGAACAAGGACCTGATTCAGGCGGTGCGAGAGGAGATTGCGAAGCGTGATGCAGCGGGAACGAAGACGAACTTCGTCTGGGTCAAGGGACATAACAGCCACCCGGGTAACGTAGCAGCGGacgggctcgccgtcgccggggcGAGTATGGGCTTGCCGGCCAAGGGACGAAAGAAGCTCAAGTGAGGGAGAAGTCTGCTCAGCGAGAAGCGGTTCCCCGGACGACGATGCGTACGAAGAGCTCACAGACGCTAGACAACACGTTTGTTTGCAGGTAGACGAAGTCAGTCGAGAGGCAGAAAGCGGTGACGGGCAGCGACCCTGGCGGCACCAACCGCTTCCAGCGATCCTCGGATAAACACCCGATACCATCTGTTATCGGGTTGCAGCAGTAGAGAACTGAGGAGCATCACGGACAACGCTACCTACACACTTGCGAGGGAGGACAGATGTGGACATATGTTACGGAGGGGTCGCTTTTCGGAGGAGTTCGCATCTCGATGATCGTTGTATCAATGGGGCGGGCAGTTTTCCAGCGTTTGCTAATCGTTACTTTTCATCTGTTGTGGATGCGGCTGTATTGTTTTGCGCGTCATATCCCGTTCTCGTCGAAGACCGTTCTGGCTCTTTGACATTGTCATCACTCGTAGACCGACTCCCTGCTGTCGTTGCAGTACGGgatcgtcggcgacggccgcatGATGGAGAGAGCAGCAGTCTTTTGTTTTTTCCCCCAGTGATTTCAACGCTTACAGATGAGCTCGGTTCGGCAATGATTCTGCTTATTTTTGTTTGTCCTTGTATGTAAACCTTGCCGTGGATATCCCTCAGTTTTCATGCAACTCGGCTTCACTATTGACCAAAGTACATACCGACCAGCGGCTGTCTCCTTCACGGGAGAAAACAAGGTCTTTTTCATCAGGCAtatgtatgtgtatgtgAGTGTGTGTACGTGTGTATGCTTCTCATCGGTCTGTCTAAACCTGTCTTACTCCGTAGCGACTGTACAACAACATCTCGCCTAGCGAAAGGTGATTTACCGTCACCGTCTGTTTTGCTTCTTGACCATCTCCCCCACCCTGTCAAGGTCACCGCGCCCTGCCCCAGACCTCAAAGTATTTCTCGCCTGCCCCGGATGAAAACCTAGGCTCTTCGCGAGTCTCTTACGACGAGACCGCATACTACCGGTAAAGTAGCCAGCCGGTGAGTCGGTGTGAGAAGCGTGCGAGCTAGGCAGACAATGTCCAGCTGAGGGAACCCCATGCCGAAGAGGGGCCCAGAGAGATTTTCATTTTTATTTTATAGGGAAATCGACTGGCCGGGCAGCTGGATAGTCAACTTGGTATGTCCTTAACAGTTTAACGTGTGGAATCGGTACTGAGACATATCAAAAATGCAGCATGTCTACTTGTAGGCTGACTAGTACACGCGAGGTAGTGACTTTGATAAGAGGGAAGAAACATCTCATCTATGCAGACCCCCGGCCAAACCTAAATCAACCTACCTTACCCCATGCGCCTATCATTTTCAACAATGTAGGTAATTAGTGTGCGGGCAAACAGCAcaaacagagagagacaagcCCCTCACACCCTAGGACCCCTTCCCAACCAGCGGTGATGACAGCCAGGCAGGCTCCAGCCCAGCCTGGCCCGCCACCACTTTGCACTTTGACGTTTCTTCTTTTACCTGtactctctttctccttctcccccttACATCGCGCTTCTTCCTGGGTCCaatcccctcctcccccaaaACCGTCATCTGCATTCACACGTTTCCCGGATCTACACGCCGAATCGGGAAGACGCCGTTGCCTTCAATTGGGTAGTCCTCCCCTCCGTCAATCACTTACTTGCAGACCGCTATCTCGAGTCCCAAGGCCgcagagagagggggccAAAACCCTGTAGGCCGAGGACACGACAGCCCGGAGGACGCACACGCATCAAGCGtaggaaaaagaagaagaagggagggggaaaagaaaaagaaaaagaaaggtACATCGTCACGACGATCTCCAATGATAGTTGGCCACGCAAGCGCCATACATACCCTCTCGCCGACGTTTCGAACCCTGCGATTCAGCCAGTGACTACGGTTTCTTGGTGTGCTCTACGCGTACTCCCCCCATAAACGATATACCTCATATATAGGGTATTCTGTTTTCCCAGCTATTACCTCTCCGCTCCGCCTCACGCAGAGGCTATCGATAAGTCGGCGAGCGTTTGCTGTGTTTGGCAGAGAGGGAGGTGGCTACACGGCCGTCACATTCGCGGTCACTTGTAGGACCATCCGTCACAGGAGATCGCGGGGGTTTAATACGTGAAATCACAAAGCCTGTGGAGGACCCAAGCCGATTTGGCTTCTTGGCGAAAGCTTGAACCCCAATCTCGATCGCTTTCTTTCGTGCACAATCACGGCAAATTGCAACCATGCCTACCCTCGCGCTCACAAACTTCAACATCGTGGTCGGCCTGCTGGGGGGCTGGATCTCGTTGTTTGGGCTGGTGTCATTCCTATGCAAGGAGACATACTACCTCTCCGAAGCCCGTAAGTGTTTGCCAGCCAGCAAGAGTGAATGGCCTAGAACAGATGTGATGTGCAAATAGTCCCGCCATCCACTACGTCCCCTTGCCTTTCCGATCTCCCCTGCCCGAGATTCAAAGCGACTGACACACAATCGGCAGTGATATCCCTCTTGGCGGGCGTCGCCTTCTCCCCTTCGGCGGCAAATCTCATCAGACCGCTAGACTACGCAGGCACTCCggccaacgtcgaggccgtcacgcTCGCCTTCTCGcgcctcgtccttggcgtCCAGCTTGTTCTCGCAGGCGTCCAGCTGCCGAGCAGGTACCTCCGCACGCAGTGGAAGCCTATGGCCTTGCTCGTCGGGCCCGTCATGACATGCATGTGGATCGCGACAAGCCTTCTCGTCTGGGCCTTGACGCCGGGCCTGCCGTTCCTGCATGCcctggccatcggcgccTGCGTGACGCCCACTGACCCTGTGCTGTCCAATGTCATCGTCAAGGGACGTTTCGCCGACCACAACATCCCCTCGGAGCTGCAGAACCTCATCATCAGCGAGTCGGGCGCCAACGACGGCCTGGGCTATCCGTTCCTGTTCTTCGCGCTGTACCTGATCAAGTATAtcggggacggcggcgagcaggtgcccggcggcgcgggcctcGCGATGGGGTTGTGGTTCGGCGAGACTTGGGGGTATACCATCGTCCTTAGCGTCATCTACGGCGCCGTCGtaggctggctggccaagaGATTGTTGCGATGGGCCGAGAGACACAAGTACGTCGACCGGGAAAGCTTCCTGGTCTTTGCGATCTCCCTAGcgctcttcatcgtcgggACATGCGGCATGATCGGTAGCGACGACGTTCTGGCATGCTTTATCGCGGGGAATGCCTTTACATGGGACGATTGGTTCCGTTTGGAAACCGAGGACGACTCGTTCCAGCCCACCATCGACATGTTGCTGAACGTCACAATCTTTATTTGGTACGGCGCTGTCATTCCGTGGGACGATTTCCTCCACAACGATGTGATCCCGATCCATCGCCTTGTTGCGCTAGGCGTGCTTGTGCTACTGCTCCGGCGCTTGCCTTTTGTCTTCGCGATTCACCGCTGGATACCTCAGATCGAGCAGGCGAAGCAGGCCATCTTCGTGGGCTTCTTTGGTCCCATCGGAGTATCGGCCGTCTTTTATCTTTACGTGACCGTTGAATTCCTGCACACTCTGAACGAGGGCCATGAGCCCCGCGCTGATGTCGCTCACATGGCTGAGGCCGTCCGGGTCATCGTCTGGTTTCTCGCCGTTTGCAGTATAGTAAGTCTCGCACAACGTAACACATCGAGGTCCGAAATAATCGTTCGTCTAGGTTGTCCACGGCTTGAGCATTCCACTCGGAAAGCTCGGCTACTACGCGCCTCGTACGCTGTCCAGGGGCATGTCCTTCAtgagcggcgacggcggcgacgactcCGGTCCATTCCGGATCCGAGGTCGAGTATTGTTCCCATTTGGCCGGACTCGATCCGAAGGGGCCGATGGGCCAACATCTGTTGATGCCGAGTCTCGGGCTTATTCTCAGTCTGAAAACGAAGGAAGTCGGCCAATTTACAGAATTGGTGGCTCAGTCATCCCCCAGCGCTCGGCGGGCGCAGAAGAATCGGACGTGTCTGCTCTTGAGCCAAGACGGCCCGACCAACCGGGTCAATATCCAGGTCCCGAGCACGGAGGTGGTATTGCTCAGACAAAGGCGGCTGAACACCAGTCAccggcgccaccgccaccagAGCTCCAAAGTCGTACAATCCGCTTCCCGGATGAGACACCCGCACCTCGGGGATTGCAAACACCATGATGCGGAACATTGCAATACACACTTTTCTGCAAAAGCATTTCTCTACTCACGGGTGACGGGGGCAAGGAGACCAGTATGGTCAGTAGTATGTAGAGCGACGTCGTCCGTGCGGGTTCCCTGCACTTGAAACctgaagaaaaaaaatgCGGGCACATCCATGAAAGAATCAAACGAACAATTGAAGAGTAATTGGGCTCTTCATTGAACAATTTGCCATTGACGCTCATTCACGCCACCTCTTGAAAGTCGTATGCAGCAGACGTGCTGTCGGATTTCCGCTAGGGAGCCACCTAGTTAGTACTGGGATGTCGCTCATTGGCGCTCTTGGTCGATAGCTCTTGACTAGGTTACCGCCGCCTTCCGAGTCCAGGTGATTAGTCTAGGACGTTTCGATCAAGGTCAGATGGGAGAGCAGCTTTATGCAAGGGCTCCGGAAGGCGCCATAATTTACATAAGAGTTTGTGCAGCCCCCGGTTTCCTGCGCAAGCTCCGCGGTGTGTTACGACCGGACATGGTGAGTGACACACGCCTGCAAAGGCTAATTGTGAGTTGTGGTGTCGAGGCGTTTGTGCGAGATTCGGAGCGACCTCGGGGCTGAAGAGTAAGCTAGATTTCGTAGTGGTTATTGGGAGGTTGGTACGAGTTGGTTGTATCCCGCTCAGACTGCCAGGCTTGGAGCTGGGCTGGCCCAGACCCGAACCCAGTCATCGTCCTAGCGAGAGGGAAGTTGATCGGCTTGTTGAGTTGCCCTGCTCGGACGTGGTGATTGTATCGGTGCAGGTTTCCACAACCATCTGCGGGATGGGTTGCATTTACCACCGGGTCGCGTTCCTGACGTTGGGAACAGCGGCAGCCTATCAGAGGGCTGGCGATTGACATCGGATGCAAGCAATGCGGCGGGCTTACATCGTGCCAACCCGTCTTCCGCCGGTTCTTGCGTCGTAACTGCAAGCGGCCAACGGTGGGCAGCGGTCGCAATGGCTGGTGTTGCAGATAATCGTTGTCTTGCATCTCCAGAAGAAAACATGGATGGGCCACTAGCCAAGGGTTGCCTCCCGACCGTAGGCAAGTTGGAGAGATTGTCTTGGATGGGTGAAGAAAGGTCGGAGGGGTTTCTGGAAGGCCGAGTGCTTTATTGGGGTGTAGAAACGGTCCGGCCGAAGTTAGGTTCAGAAGACGCCGCAAGTCGCAAGGAGGTTGCATCATCCGTTGTTGAGCGAGTTTGCGTGGTATCGCTGCATGAGAAGGGCAACCGAGGGCCGCTCGACCGATGTTGATACGTCAAATCGACCGGGAAGGAACCCGAGACATAAAGTCAAGGAACCGGTACATGGCCATCGGTCTGCGTTTAGCTGTAGAGGACGTGTAAGCGTTTACGTCTAAGATGAGCCGGTCTGTAAGTTAAGGTCGATGATTACTGTAGTCCTCAAGAGAGTTAGTTTCCCAACGGCAACGGGTTGGTTCGGTGCAATTTGATTTCAGTACAAATACTATGTAGAAGAGTCCAAGATGCCGCTTCCGTCCATTTTCGTGCGAGCACGCAGTGGCGTGGCCCAACCAAGCGTCTGCACCACCTGGTATTGTGAcaagcaagaaaggagtcTCCCAGGAGTTGCCATTCGTTGCGCATCACGAAACTGGGCCAAATGTGTCGTAGTGGAGAAGTCGAGGGATATCGGGGGAAACTTGGTGGGCAAGAACGCCCGACCCTCAAGTACGAACAAGAACGAGATCGTCTCCGGACTCGTAAGCAGGCCAAGGGGGCTCGCTGCCtcagcatcaagctgcaagatgaggaggacTGACGTTGCTTGTTGATGAGAGGCAAGGTGTGAGGCGCGAGGTGAGGCAAGGAGCGGCACTGCAACTCTGCATCGCCGGTGCATATCACATCCTGGACACCCGTCAGGGACTCGGGGAATCAGTGCAGGCTGAGCCAACAATCGCAACTTGCAACAGGGTCAAGGAACCAAGGGCTCCAAGGGGCCTTACCGGTATGAGAAACAGTGGAATGGGGGAGGCGATCCGAGGAATGTGTGGTGCCCTCTGGGCTGAAGTGGATTGAAGGTGGATAAGCAGATTTGCTGCGCAAGGGTCGAGCGAATACCTTGTAGAGAGGGCGACAGAAGGAGGACTCATCTCGCAAGGGTAATGTCATAATTTACCAGGTATCGGTACCCGAGGGGGCCACTAGACGCGTGTTTTAGTTGCGGTGCCTTGCTGGCGTGAGGGAGtgagtgtgcgtgtgtgtgtgtggtaaAAGTGGTGTGGTCTTTTTTGCCTGCTTATCAGTCAGTCTGGAagtgggagggaggaggaggtcggtCGGGCATGGCAGCGAAGGGatgggcggcgacgtgggATGGAGAGAGAAATGTCTCGATTTTGCAATTTGGGCTCACACTGTACCTGGACCCCAGTAAGGGACAGGTTTCTATGCAAAACTCCTATTGGGCAGACCATGAGTGGCTTAAGTGGAATCTAGCGCACCGGGGAGGGGCTGCCACATAGCTTGGCGGTGCGTGGCGTGGGTGCCACACTGTGCGTTCGCGTAAGTGTTCCGTCACAAACGTACGGTGCTCCCTGGGGTACGTACTCTTTTATCTTCCCTGCCTGCGCGAGCCAA
It includes:
- a CDS encoding Putative large ribosomal subunit protein bL9/RNase H1; protein product: MRLQAQAPWTKATDLFNPRARATTTTRRLPLPPILIRRRAAAFWQGRPDDRDRTLQLLSTILNDLYDMPANKRGAPSSNSTSSKKRRTDKDVQKYYAVRTGARPGIYLTWAECQKQTAGFRGAQYKSFLTREDAQAFVEGKKIPSEEGEEKPLRFYAVARGIFTGIFMDWGTASLAIAGTKGPKYKKFDTYEDALDFIREWGDEQTIAIAEKEARRNGMTVPSSNKTFVKAEKSEDTSDSDDDSEQSDDILSVEPETKIYTQVYTDGSSLGNGTAGSVAGVGVYFGPNDPRNVSERLEGELQTNQRAELTAILRAFQLSPLTQPIEIVTDSKYSIKCVTEWYENWEKNKWRTSTNNEVKNKDLIQAVREEIAKRDAAGTKTNFVWVKGHNSHPGNVAADGLAVAGASMGLPAKGRKKLK
- a CDS encoding uncharacterized protein (Putative na+/H+ antiporter, fungi, cation/H+ exchanger, sodium/solute symporter superfamily) — its product is MPTLALTNFNIVVGLLGGWISLFGLVSFLCKETYYLSEALISLLAGVAFSPSAANLIRPLDYAGTPANVEAVTLAFSRLVLGVQLVLAGVQLPSRYLRTQWKPMALLVGPVMTCMWIATSLLVWALTPGLPFLHALAIGACVTPTDPVLSNVIVKGRFADHNIPSELQNLIISESGANDGLGYPFLFFALYLIKYIGDGGEQVPGGAGLAMGLWFGETWGYTIVLSVIYGAVVGWLAKRLLRWAERHKYVDRESFLVFAISLALFIVGTCGMIGSDDVLACFIAGNAFTWDDWFRLETEDDSFQPTIDMLLNVTIFIWYGAVIPWDDFLHNDVIPIHRLVALGVLVLLLRRLPFVFAIHRWIPQIEQAKQAIFVGFFGPIGVSAVFYLYVTVEFLHTLNEGHEPRADVAHMAEAVRVIVWFLAVCSIVVHGLSIPLGKLGYYAPRTLSRGMSFMSGDGGDDSGPFRIRGRVLFPFGRTRSEGADGPTSVDAESRAYSQSENEGSRPIYRIGGSVIPQRSAGAEESDVSALEPRRPDQPGQYPGPEHGGGIAQTKAAEHQSPAPPPPELQSRTIRFPDETPAPRGLQTP